One genomic segment of Rhodopseudomonas sp. BAL398 includes these proteins:
- a CDS encoding NuoM family protein has product MLTITIFLPLLTGLLVLVLPRSRPDLVRWIALFGAMLTLIAAMVLWAGFEPSGGSLQWRMTAQWIPTIGASYDVAVGGISLTLILLTAVLLTVVMVYVLGERDRAHAHAFLFLLLGSGLIGLFAAQDLLLFYLFFEIGLVPMYFIVGIWGGERRRYAALKFFLYTRAGSLAMLLGFLALYLAMEPHSFSLPAIIAAKPLAQAPLASALVFFALLIGFGVKLPIVPLHNWLPDAHVEAPTEGSVVLAGLQLKMGGYGLVAILLPTLPETVARFSWLLIGLALVSLLYGALAALAQSDMKRLVAYTSINHMAYVTLGVAVAGVIGSAQARQLAINGATFQMVSHGLLTGGMFLMVGMLQHRAGTREIDHFGGLIGRMPTFSGLFGLLAFGSLGLPGLSGFIAEFQVIGAALQLSVWIAAITVLGLVLATAVYLRLMAGTLMGSAPQDAKPLSPLSAREAWSAAALATLSVLIGILPMILIAALDGNARILAHF; this is encoded by the coding sequence ATGCTGACGATCACCATCTTCCTGCCGCTGCTGACCGGACTCTTGGTGCTCGTTTTACCACGCAGCCGTCCCGATCTCGTACGCTGGATCGCGCTGTTCGGCGCTATGCTGACACTGATTGCCGCAATGGTTCTGTGGGCCGGCTTCGAGCCAAGTGGCGGAAGCCTGCAATGGCGCATGACGGCGCAGTGGATCCCGACGATTGGAGCAAGCTACGATGTTGCCGTTGGTGGAATCTCGTTGACGCTCATCCTCCTCACCGCCGTGCTCCTTACCGTTGTCATGGTCTACGTACTCGGCGAACGCGATCGAGCGCACGCGCATGCCTTTCTTTTCCTGCTGCTTGGCAGCGGCTTGATCGGTCTCTTTGCGGCGCAGGATTTGCTGCTCTTCTACCTGTTCTTCGAAATTGGCTTGGTGCCGATGTATTTCATCGTCGGCATCTGGGGCGGCGAGAGACGGCGCTACGCCGCGCTAAAGTTCTTTCTCTATACGCGCGCCGGCAGCCTCGCCATGCTGCTCGGCTTTCTCGCGCTCTATCTTGCCATGGAGCCCCACAGCTTCTCGCTTCCGGCTATCATCGCGGCGAAGCCGTTGGCGCAAGCTCCACTGGCCTCGGCTCTCGTCTTCTTCGCCCTCTTGATCGGCTTCGGCGTCAAGCTGCCGATCGTACCGCTGCACAACTGGCTGCCTGACGCTCATGTCGAGGCTCCGACCGAGGGCAGCGTCGTGCTCGCCGGCCTGCAGCTCAAAATGGGCGGTTACGGCCTCGTCGCCATCCTGCTTCCAACGCTGCCGGAGACGGTCGCTCGGTTCAGTTGGCTGCTGATCGGCCTCGCGTTGGTTTCTCTTCTCTATGGAGCGCTCGCAGCTCTCGCACAGAGTGATATGAAGCGCCTCGTCGCCTACACGTCGATTAATCACATGGCCTATGTCACGCTCGGCGTGGCCGTTGCGGGAGTGATCGGCAGTGCGCAAGCGCGCCAGCTGGCGATCAACGGCGCCACCTTTCAAATGGTCAGCCACGGTCTTCTGACCGGTGGCATGTTTCTGATGGTCGGCATGCTTCAGCATCGTGCCGGGACGCGAGAGATCGACCATTTCGGCGGACTGATCGGGCGGATGCCGACTTTTAGCGGCCTCTTCGGGTTACTCGCCTTTGGCTCTCTTGGCCTTCCGGGTCTCTCCGGTTTCATCGCCGAATTCCAGGTGATCGGCGCCGCCCTTCAGCTCTCCGTTTGGATTGCCGCGATCACCGTGCTCGGCCTCGTTCTCGCGACCGCCGTTTACCTGCGCTTGATGGCAGGCACCCTGATGGGAAGCGCACCGCAGGACGCAAAGCCGTTGTCGCCTCTTTCCGCCCGCGAGGCCTGGTCGGCCGCTGCACTTGCAACGCTTTCAGTTCTGATCGGCATCCTGCCAATGATTCTGATCGCCGCATTAGATGGCAACGCACGCATCCTGGCGCACTTCTGA
- the nuoK gene encoding NADH-quinone oxidoreductase subunit NuoK — translation MMVPLTAYLVVGAILFAIGVYTVIAQRAAVMILMGIEVLLNAIGLNIIAFWRFTAPADYSAQIFAILIITIGAVEMAIGLAIVMLLYRQRQTVEVDAYAELKW, via the coding sequence ATGATGGTCCCGCTCACCGCTTATCTCGTGGTCGGCGCGATCCTGTTCGCGATCGGCGTCTACACGGTCATCGCGCAACGCGCGGCAGTAATGATCCTGATGGGAATTGAGGTGCTGCTCAACGCGATCGGGCTCAACATTATCGCCTTCTGGCGCTTCACCGCACCGGCTGACTATTCCGCACAGATCTTCGCCATTCTGATCATCACGATTGGTGCCGTCGAAATGGCGATCGGGCTCGCCATCGTGATGCTGCTGTACAGACAACGGCAAACAGTCGAGGTCGATGCCTACGCCGAGTTGAAGTGGTGA
- a CDS encoding NADH-quinone oxidoreductase subunit L, with protein sequence MVIELLAIPILPLLAALAALCVGRRLPWGGGELLVGAIALAVIDLLLVPEGVNPSATWFESGGFQLTVGLEVTRLTWFVAMIVACVAFGVGIYSLGYMAKKPDRPRFFAELGLFVGAMLVLVLSSSLVLLFAAWEFVGLASYLLIGFNYAEAGAPYAATKAFLMTRIGDVGFLLGWLLALSVTGTTGIGVLVGAVGGGQIGSGALTAMTFLVLAGAVGKSAQLPLTGWLPDAMIGPTPVSALLHSATMVAAGVFLVLRLYPLFEAAPAALAALFWIGAATALVAGLIATAEMDLKRVLAWSTASQLGEMMIALGLGGPLAASFHLAAHAAFKSTLFLAAGVVQEETGTRALDRLGGLIRVMPFTGGVFVIAALALAGIPPLSGFWSEEAILAAATRQGTGAALLIVILVFLAGIYIGRAGGATFFGECRRTDMSKTGWPIHAGTGLLAFAAAALGWLLAGRLAGILSFSGEPEPAITWRVFAVAAAVVGLGFGASRGSAPALGLLPAKLGKGLMVATDAPAIWTMRLAGLVDPVEAAFDRMARTIAMGVGAMARTSQSIERGLDAAAEQTARGTWRLARDTERVEALGFGRGGDALAIDIAAGGERLRTLQAGQLYFYTLALFIWAAAALVVGGLMLWL encoded by the coding sequence GTGGTGATCGAGCTTCTTGCCATTCCGATCTTGCCGCTGCTTGCGGCGTTGGCTGCGCTCTGTGTGGGCCGGCGCCTGCCCTGGGGCGGCGGCGAACTTCTCGTTGGCGCCATCGCTCTTGCGGTGATTGATCTGCTGCTCGTCCCAGAGGGTGTCAATCCATCCGCAACGTGGTTCGAGAGTGGCGGCTTCCAACTGACCGTTGGGCTAGAAGTCACCCGACTTACTTGGTTCGTCGCGATGATCGTCGCATGCGTCGCATTTGGCGTCGGCATCTATAGCCTCGGTTACATGGCGAAAAAGCCGGATCGGCCGCGCTTCTTCGCCGAACTTGGCCTGTTCGTCGGCGCCATGCTGGTGCTGGTGCTGTCGAGCTCGCTCGTCCTGCTCTTCGCGGCCTGGGAGTTCGTTGGGCTCGCCTCTTACCTTCTAATTGGTTTCAACTACGCCGAGGCCGGCGCGCCATACGCTGCCACCAAAGCCTTTCTCATGACTAGGATCGGCGACGTCGGCTTTCTGCTTGGCTGGCTTCTCGCGTTAAGCGTGACCGGCACGACCGGGATTGGCGTTCTTGTCGGCGCCGTCGGTGGCGGGCAGATCGGCTCCGGCGCTCTCACCGCAATGACGTTCCTTGTGCTCGCAGGCGCCGTCGGCAAGAGCGCGCAGCTTCCCCTCACCGGCTGGTTGCCGGACGCCATGATTGGGCCGACGCCCGTCTCCGCGCTGCTGCACTCGGCCACTATGGTTGCAGCCGGCGTGTTCCTGGTCCTTAGGCTCTATCCCCTGTTCGAGGCAGCCCCGGCGGCCCTTGCCGCTCTATTCTGGATCGGCGCCGCGACCGCGCTGGTCGCCGGCCTGATCGCCACCGCCGAAATGGACCTAAAACGCGTGCTCGCATGGTCCACCGCGTCGCAGCTTGGCGAGATGATGATTGCACTCGGCCTCGGCGGCCCGCTCGCGGCCTCCTTCCACCTCGCGGCGCACGCAGCCTTTAAGTCGACGTTGTTCCTCGCTGCCGGCGTGGTCCAAGAGGAGACGGGCACACGCGCTCTTGACCGGCTCGGCGGTCTTATCCGCGTCATGCCCTTCACCGGCGGGGTCTTCGTCATCGCGGCACTGGCGCTGGCCGGCATACCGCCCCTCTCGGGTTTCTGGAGCGAAGAGGCGATCCTGGCCGCCGCCACGCGGCAGGGCACCGGCGCAGCGCTTTTAATCGTGATCCTCGTTTTCCTTGCCGGCATCTATATCGGCCGTGCGGGAGGCGCGACCTTCTTTGGCGAGTGCCGACGCACGGACATGAGCAAGACGGGATGGCCGATTCACGCGGGGACGGGTCTGCTCGCGTTCGCCGCGGCTGCTCTCGGCTGGCTCCTTGCTGGCCGGCTCGCGGGCATCCTCTCCTTCTCAGGCGAGCCCGAGCCGGCAATCACCTGGCGGGTTTTCGCCGTCGCAGCAGCCGTCGTTGGGCTCGGCTTCGGCGCCTCGCGCGGGTCGGCGCCGGCTCTGGGCCTGCTTCCGGCCAAGCTTGGAAAGGGATTGATGGTGGCCACCGACGCGCCGGCGATCTGGACGATGCGTCTCGCCGGACTTGTTGATCCGGTCGAGGCCGCGTTCGACAGAATGGCACGAACCATCGCGATGGGTGTTGGCGCGATGGCCCGCACGTCGCAATCGATCGAACGTGGGCTCGACGCCGCAGCCGAACAAACCGCGCGCGGCACCTGGCGTCTCGCCCGAGACACTGAACGCGTTGAAGCTTTGGGCTTCGGTCGCGGCGGCGATGCGCTCGCGATCGACATCGCCGCCGGCGGCGAACGGCTCCGTACGCTCCAGGCCGGTCAGCTCTATTTCTACACACTCGCGCTTTTCATCTGGGCCGCAGCAGCACTCGTCGTTGGCGGTCTCATGCTCTGGCTATGA
- a CDS encoding NADH-quinone oxidoreductase subunit J yields the protein MTAMLEIVTFAVCAFIAIAGALGMTTTMSMFRSGIFLMASFIGVAGLFILLAADLIGILQIMMYIGGFLVMILFMVLVMHDPGGAMMAGMDMALIERWFSKGLVPRGHPHDGHMHGDHKEGHDSDNQENDAAEHASGGGHEGHSMPHGAHAAPDHPSMQHGDDTGHEGHAMHHGNGNHSSTEMGEMDMSMVTPVRPVAAWLAVAVGIVLVGMLLLRPAWRVVDALPDPDSARRIGQLLMEKYMVAFEGAGFLILIGIFGAVLLARPSTYPDDSSRSAKVAVDEKPEPIAHDGLPPLTRSERSDEHQARQQRPKEHCA from the coding sequence ATGACCGCGATGCTCGAGATCGTCACTTTCGCCGTCTGCGCGTTCATCGCAATCGCGGGTGCGCTTGGCATGACGACAACGATGAGCATGTTCCGCTCGGGCATCTTCCTGATGGCCTCGTTTATCGGCGTTGCAGGCCTGTTCATCCTGCTCGCCGCCGACCTGATCGGGATACTGCAGATCATGATGTATATCGGCGGCTTCCTCGTCATGATCCTGTTCATGGTCCTGGTCATGCATGACCCGGGCGGAGCGATGATGGCCGGCATGGACATGGCGTTGATCGAGCGCTGGTTCAGCAAAGGCCTGGTGCCGCGCGGGCACCCGCACGACGGTCATATGCACGGCGACCATAAAGAAGGTCACGACTCCGATAACCAGGAAAACGATGCTGCCGAGCATGCCAGCGGAGGCGGCCACGAGGGCCACAGCATGCCGCACGGTGCACATGCGGCGCCCGATCATCCATCGATGCAGCATGGGGACGATACTGGCCACGAAGGTCACGCGATGCATCATGGTAACGGCAACCACAGCAGCACGGAGATGGGTGAGATGGACATGTCGATGGTCACACCGGTTCGACCTGTCGCCGCCTGGCTCGCCGTCGCAGTCGGAATCGTACTCGTTGGCATGCTTCTGCTGCGTCCAGCCTGGCGCGTGGTCGACGCGCTGCCGGACCCGGATTCGGCACGCCGCATCGGCCAACTCCTCATGGAAAAGTACATGGTCGCCTTTGAGGGCGCCGGCTTTCTCATCCTGATCGGCATTTTTGGTGCGGTGCTCCTGGCGCGTCCTTCCACCTACCCCGACGACTCTTCGCGTTCGGCCAAGGTCGCGGTCGACGAAAAGCCGGAGCCGATTGCACACGATGGACTGCCACCGCTTACGCGATCAGAACGGTCCGATGAGCACCAGGCGCGGCAGCAACGTCCCAAGGAGCATTGCGCATGA